The Mannheimia pernigra sequence CAAGCAATGGAACGTGCAACCGCATTATTAATTGAGATTTGTGGTGGTGAGGCTGGTGAAATTGTGGAGGCGGTCAGTGAAGAAAACTTACCAAAACGCAATACTGTCACGCTACGTCGTAGTAAATTAGATTCCGTAATTGGTCATCACATCGAAGATGCAATAGTTACAGATATCTTAACTCGTTTAGGCTTAAAGGTCACTTTTACTAATGATACTTGGACAGCTGTGGCGCCAAGCTGGCGTTTTGATATTGAAATTGAAGAAGATCTGATTGAAGAAGTAGCTCGAATTTATGGCTATAATAGCATTCCAAATAATGCTCCACTTTCTCATTTAACGATGAATGGGACACCAGAGAAGTTACTGGAAGTTAACCGTATTCGTACGGCATTCGTAGATAGTGATTATCAAGAAGTCATTACTTATAGTTTTGTAGATCCTAAAAAGCAAGCGTGCTTACATCCAGAACAACAGGCATTAGTTCTCCCGAACCCAATTTCAAGTGAAATGTCGGTAATGCGAGTATCATTGTTAACAGGTTTATTAGATACAATTGTCTATAATCAAAGTCGCCAGCAACATCGTGTGCGTATTTTTGAGGCTGGTTTACGTTTTATCCCAGATAGCAATGCGGAATCTGCTGTACGCCAAGAGTTTGTATTCGCTGCGGCAATTGTTGGTGATAAACGCCCTGTACATTGGGAAAACAAAGCTGAAGCGGCTGATTTTTTTGATCTAAAAGGCGATATTGAACGCATACTTTCTCTTAGTTCTGTGCGTAATGATCTAAAATTTGTTGTAAAACAATATCCTGCATTACACCCTGGGCAATCTGCGGCAATTATGTTAGATGGTAAAGAAATTGGCTTTATTGGTACAGTTCACCCATCTATTGTGCAAAAATTTGGCATTAAAGGTAAACCGATTGTATGTGAAATTTTAGCCTCGGCAATTGCAGAAAGAACTGTTACACAAGCGGTCGAAATTTCTAAATTTCCTGCAAATAACCGTGATATTGCGATTGTGGTTGATGAGTCTGTTCCAGCTGGCGAAGTGTTAGATGTTTGCCGTCAAGCTGCAGGCAGTAAATTAATTGCATTAAACTTATTTGATGTCTATCGTGGTGTAAATTTAGCCAAAGATAAGAAAAGTTTAGCGATTAGTTTGACTCTTCAAGATAAAGAAAAAACATTAGAAGAAAATGAAATCAATACTGTTATTCAAGCGGTATTAGCTGAATTGGCAGCACGTTTCAATGCGGTACTTCGTGATTAATCAGCAAATAAAATATGGCTGGTGTTTATATCAGCCATAACAATAAATTAAGGATAAATTATGGCTCTTACCAAGCTTGAAATTACAGAAAATCTAATTGAAAAATTAGATTTAGAAAAGCGTGTTGCCAAGCAATTTGTAGATCTATTTTTTGAAGAAATTCGTGCAACTCTTGAGAATGGCGAAGAAGTGAAATTGTCGGGTTTTGGTAATTTTTTCCTGCGAGAGAAAAAAGCTCGGCCAGGGCGTAATCCTAAAACGGGTGAAAATGTTGCGGTATCTGCTCGTAGAGTAGTTAGCTTCAAAGCGAGTAAAAAATTGCGTGAACGTGTTGAGCTGGCTATGGCTAATGCACAATCAAAAAAATAATTTATTTATATGAATATGAAATGCTCATTAAGTGGTATTAAATGAAATTAGTAAAAAAATGGCTATCATTAGGCTTTGTGCTAGTAGGTGTAGTTGTATTATCAGCTTGCTCTAGTTCAAATGGCTCTAAAACTGACGAACAAGCAAAACGAAAAATTTATCCTTCAGCTTATCATGCGGAGCTTGCAGATCCGATTATAGCAATTAGCCGCTTAAGCGAACATCAACATGAATGGAAAGGCACCCGCTATCGTTTAGGTGGCAATAGCAAATTAGGTATTGATTGCTCTGGTTTTATGCAAGTGACCTTTAGAGATCTATTTGGGATTAATCTACCGCGAACAACAAAAGAGCAAGCAAAAGAAGGACAACGTATTTCTAAGCGAGAATTACGCACAGGGGATTTAGTGTTCTTTAATACAGGCAGAGGACCAAATGGCAAACACGTGGGTGTTTATGTTAAGAATGGGCAGTTTCTTCATGCTTCAACAAAAGGCGGTGTGATTTATTCCGATATCGACTCTCCTTATTGGTCAAAGGTATTTTGGCAAGCCCGCCGCTTATGATAAATAATAACGTTTTAAGGAACTTATAATGCTGAAAAAAATTGGACAAGCGGTCATTTTTGGACTTTTTTGTGCATTTTTGATTCTATTTATTGCGCCATTATTTCAAGGTAACGTAGGGATATTTTCAGCACTCAATCAAAAAGAGATCATCAGCTACAATACTGCGGTTAAAATTGCTTCTCCAGCTGTTGTGAATGTATATAGCCGAAATTTTAGCTCAGAAAACTCAAGTTTTGAGGTAGAGAATTTAGGTTCAGGCGTTATTATGAGTAATGATGGGTATATTTTAACCAATAAGCATGTTATTGAAAATGCAGACCAGATTGTGATTGCATTGCAAAATGGATTAATTTCGGCAAATGTTAAATTAATTGGAGATGATTCATTAACAGATTTAGCAGTATTGAAAATTGATGCTGAAAATCTACCCACTATTCCGCAAAATCCAAATAGAAAGTTAGAAGTTGGTGATGTGGTATTAGCGATTGGTAATCCTTTAAATTTGGGGCAAAGTATTACCCAAGGTATTGTGAGTGCAATTGGACGTAAAACATTGACCGAGAGCGGAAGACAAAATTTCATTCAAACAGATGTGTCTATTAATCAAGGTAATTCAGGTGGTGCATTAATTAATACGGCAGGAGAATTAATAGGCATTAATACACTTCGTTTTGGCAAGAATACAAATGAGCTATCTGAAGGATTAAATTTTGCCATTCCTATCAATCATGCTAATCGAATTATGGAAAAAATTATTAAAGATGGTCGTGTCATTCGTGGTTACTTTGGCGTGAGTACTGATTTGATTGATACCGCAAAAATGAATGGCTATGAAAAGGGCGTTTTTATTGCGAATGTTGATGAACAAGGCCCTGCTGCTCAAGCTGGAATTAAATCAGGTGATTTGGTGCTTAGCATTGGCGGTATTGAGGCTTTATCACCTATTCAAATGATGACTGAATTAGCAGAAATGAAGCCCTATAGCACAGTGAAAGTGGCCGTGCAGCGTGGTGAACAATTATTGAATTTTGATGTCACAATTACCGAACTACAAGCTCAGTAAGTGATTGAATAGAAAGGGATAAAATGGAAAAAGTGGTTATTACGGTTGATGGTCCGAGTGGCGCGGGCAAAGGCACATTGTGTCACGCTCTAGCTGAAAAATTAGGCTTTGATTTTTTAGATTCTGGAGCCTTGTATCGCATTACTGCGTTGGATGCAGAGAAAAAAAATGTCTCTCTTGATGATGAGACAACATTAGCCGAAATTGCACGTAATTTAGATATTCAATTTTTACCTGAAAATGGTGAGATTAAGGTAATTTTAGAGGGCGAGAATGTTGGCGACCAAATTCGCACGGCACAAGCGGGTCAAAATGCGTCAAAAATTGCAGCTTTTCCACTGGTTAGGGAAGCGTTATTAGCGCGCCAACGTGCATTTAGCACTGAAAAAGGACTGATCGCAGATGGACGGGATATGGGGACAGTTGTCTTTCCTGATGCTAAAATTAAGCTATTTTTAGACGCAAGTGCAGAAGAACGCACAAAAAGACGCGTAAAACAGTTGCAAGAAAAAGGATTTAATGCTAACTTTGACGAGATTTTAGCTGAGATAAAAGAGCGTGATTTGCGCGATAGAAATCGTGCAGTTGCACCGCTTGTCCCAGCGAAAGATGCGTTACTTCTAGATTCCACGCATTTATCGATTGATGATGTGATTAAACAAGCGTTATACCACATCGCTCAATATATTAAATTTTAGTTTGTTGGCTTTACATAGGATTTGTTTAGCTTTTACTACCAACCCCGTTTAGCAGGAAGCTAGATGGATGTTTATTTTTAAGAAGATTTATTATGTCAGAATTATCGTTTGCTCAACTACTTGAAGAATCATTTGCAGCTACACCACGTTTAGGCGATGTTGTTAAAGGTACTGTTGTTGCTATCCAAAAAGGTTTAGTGATTGTTGATACAGGTTTCAAATCTGAATCAGCGATTGATGCATCAGAGTTTACTAATGCACAAGGCGAATTAGAAGTTCAAGTTGGTGATGAGGTTGATGTTGTCCTTAAAGCTGTAGAAGACGGATTTGGTGCAACAGTTGTTTCTCGTGGTGATGCAAAACGTAACGAAGCTTGGATTGCTTTAGAAAAAGCTTTTGAAGAACAAGCTACAGTTGTCGGTTTCGTAAATGGTAAAGTTAAAGGTGGTTTCACTGTTGAATTAAATGGTGTGCGTGCATTCTTACCAGGCTCATTAGTTGATACTCGTCCAGTTCGTGATTCTTTAAACTTAGAAGGTAAAGAGTACGAATTTAAAGTAATCAAATTAGATCAAAAACGTAATAACGTAGTTGTATCTCGTCGTGCGGTTATTGAAACAGAAAGCAACCAAGATCGTGATGCTGTATTAGCAAGTTTAGTTGAAGGTTCTGAAGTTAAAGGTACAGTTAAAAACTTGACTGACTACGGTGCTTTCGTAGATTTAGGTGGTGTTGACGGTTTATTACATATTACAGATATGGCATGGAAACGTGTTAAGCATCCAAGTGAAGTGGTTAATGTAGGCGATGAAGTTACGGTTAAAGTATTGAAATTTGACAAAGACAAAACTCGCGTATCATTAGGCTTAAAACAGCTAGGCCAAGATCCTTGGGCTGTTATTGCTGAAAATCACCCAGTAAATAGTAAATTAACAGGTAAAGTAACTAACCTAACTGATTATGGTTGCTTCGTTGAAATTTTAGATGGTGTTGAAGGTTTAGTCCACGTTTCAGAAATGGATTGGACAAACAAAAATATTCACCCATCTAAAGTAGTTAATGTAGGTGATGTTGTTGAGGTTATGGTACTTGAAGTTGATGAAGAGCGTCGTCGTATCTCTTTAGGTTTAAAACAATGTAAAGCAAACCCATGGGAGCAATTCGCTGCAACTCATAATAAAAACGATAAAGTATCAGGTAAAATCAAATCAATCACTGATTTCGGTATCTTCATCGGTTTAGAAGGTGGTATTGACGGATTAGTTCACTTATCTGACATTTCTTGGAATGTTTCAGGTGAAGAAGCTGTTCGTAACTACAAAAAAGGCGACGAAGTAGAAGCTGTTGTGTTACAAGTTGATGCTGTGAAAGAGCGTATCTCTTTAGGTATCAAGCAATTAGAATCTGATCCGTTCACAAACTTCGTAGATAGCACGAAAAAAGGTGCAGTCTTAACAGGTAAAGTTGTAGAAGTGGATGCTAAAGGCGTTAAAGTTGAATTAGACGGTGGCGTTGAAGCATTTATTCGTACAAATGAAGCAACTGCGGAGCGCATTGAAGATATTACATCAGTAATTTCTGTAGGTGATTCAATTGAAGCAAAATACACAGGCGTAGATCGTAAATCTCGTATTGTAAACTTATCGGTTCGTGCGAAAAATGAAGCTGAAGAATCAGCAGCAATTGCACAGGTGAACAAAGAAGAAGTTGCAGTACCAAATGCATTTGCTGAAGCTTTCAAAGCAGCTAAAGGTGAATAATTTTAGCTTCTAACTGATAAATGGGTATGTTCTAAACATACCCATTTAAACTTAGAATAGTTATTTTAAATACTCATTAATTTTATAAGTGATTATTTAAAATAGCTATAATGATTTTGATGAGGAAGAGATGACCAAATCCGAATTAATTGAGAGGTTAATTGCCCAAAACTCAAGTTTGCAAATTAAAACCGTAGAAAATTGTGTAAAAGAGATTTTAGAGCATTTAACGCTTACGTTAGAAAAAGGTGAGCGAATTGAAGTGAGAGGTTTTGGTAGCTTTTCCTTGCATTATCGACAACCTCGAGTAGGGCGTAATCCTAAAACTGGTGATAGTGTGGTATTATCTGAGAAATACGTTCCTCATTTTAAACCAGGTAAGGATTTAAAAGAGCGGGTAGACTTAATGTAATTCTCATTAAGTTATACATTTCTATAGTCAGGGAGATTATATGGTTAAGTATATTTTGAGTATTTTAATTGTAATTACGGTAATTATTGTTGCAATTACAGTTGGTGCAAATAATGATCAACTTATTACTTTTAATTATATTATTGCACAAAGTGAATTACGCTTATCTACATTAGTAGCAATTTTATTTGGTTTAGGATTAATTTTAGGCTGGTTGGTAACAGGTATTTTTTACTTAAAAATTAAACTCCAAAATATCGCGTTGAATCGCCGTGTAAAACGCCAATCTCAGCAAATCATTGAATTAACCACGCCAAAGGTTGAATAGCTAATGCTTGAATTATTGTTCCTTTTATTGCCTATTG is a genomic window containing:
- the pheT gene encoding phenylalanine--tRNA ligase subunit beta, which gives rise to MKFNESWLREWVNPAISTEQLCDQITMLGLEVDDVEPVAGSFSGVVVGEVVECAQHPDADKLRITKVNVGGERLLDIVCGAPNCRQGLKVACAVDGAVLPGNFKIKKTKLRGQPSEGMLCSYSELGIKEDHSGIIELPADAPVGQDFREYLNLDDVAIEISLTPNRADCLSIAGIAREVGVINQAGVKSPTIEPVQASISDKVAVELQAPEACPRYLARVVKNVNVKAASPLWLQEKLRRCGIRSIDPIVDITNLSLLELGQPMHAFDAAKIEGSIQVRMAKAGEELVLLDGTTAKLQSNTLVIADSKGALAMAGIFGGEASGVSENTKDVVLESAFFAPLAITGRARQYGLHTDASHRFERGVDPKLTRQAMERATALLIEICGGEAGEIVEAVSEENLPKRNTVTLRRSKLDSVIGHHIEDAIVTDILTRLGLKVTFTNDTWTAVAPSWRFDIEIEEDLIEEVARIYGYNSIPNNAPLSHLTMNGTPEKLLEVNRIRTAFVDSDYQEVITYSFVDPKKQACLHPEQQALVLPNPISSEMSVMRVSLLTGLLDTIVYNQSRQQHRVRIFEAGLRFIPDSNAESAVRQEFVFAAAIVGDKRPVHWENKAEAADFFDLKGDIERILSLSSVRNDLKFVVKQYPALHPGQSAAIMLDGKEIGFIGTVHPSIVQKFGIKGKPIVCEILASAIAERTVTQAVEISKFPANNRDIAIVVDESVPAGEVLDVCRQAAGSKLIALNLFDVYRGVNLAKDKKSLAISLTLQDKEKTLEENEINTVIQAVLAELAARFNAVLRD
- a CDS encoding integration host factor subunit alpha yields the protein MALTKLEITENLIEKLDLEKRVAKQFVDLFFEEIRATLENGEEVKLSGFGNFFLREKKARPGRNPKTGENVAVSARRVVSFKASKKLRERVELAMANAQSKK
- a CDS encoding NlpC/P60 family protein, which codes for MKLVKKWLSLGFVLVGVVVLSACSSSNGSKTDEQAKRKIYPSAYHAELADPIIAISRLSEHQHEWKGTRYRLGGNSKLGIDCSGFMQVTFRDLFGINLPRTTKEQAKEGQRISKRELRTGDLVFFNTGRGPNGKHVGVYVKNGQFLHASTKGGVIYSDIDSPYWSKVFWQARRL
- the degS gene encoding outer membrane-stress sensor serine endopeptidase DegS; amino-acid sequence: MLKKIGQAVIFGLFCAFLILFIAPLFQGNVGIFSALNQKEIISYNTAVKIASPAVVNVYSRNFSSENSSFEVENLGSGVIMSNDGYILTNKHVIENADQIVIALQNGLISANVKLIGDDSLTDLAVLKIDAENLPTIPQNPNRKLEVGDVVLAIGNPLNLGQSITQGIVSAIGRKTLTESGRQNFIQTDVSINQGNSGGALINTAGELIGINTLRFGKNTNELSEGLNFAIPINHANRIMEKIIKDGRVIRGYFGVSTDLIDTAKMNGYEKGVFIANVDEQGPAAQAGIKSGDLVLSIGGIEALSPIQMMTELAEMKPYSTVKVAVQRGEQLLNFDVTITELQAQ
- the cmk gene encoding (d)CMP kinase, which produces MEKVVITVDGPSGAGKGTLCHALAEKLGFDFLDSGALYRITALDAEKKNVSLDDETTLAEIARNLDIQFLPENGEIKVILEGENVGDQIRTAQAGQNASKIAAFPLVREALLARQRAFSTEKGLIADGRDMGTVVFPDAKIKLFLDASAEERTKRRVKQLQEKGFNANFDEILAEIKERDLRDRNRAVAPLVPAKDALLLDSTHLSIDDVIKQALYHIAQYIKF
- the rpsA gene encoding 30S ribosomal protein S1 codes for the protein MSELSFAQLLEESFAATPRLGDVVKGTVVAIQKGLVIVDTGFKSESAIDASEFTNAQGELEVQVGDEVDVVLKAVEDGFGATVVSRGDAKRNEAWIALEKAFEEQATVVGFVNGKVKGGFTVELNGVRAFLPGSLVDTRPVRDSLNLEGKEYEFKVIKLDQKRNNVVVSRRAVIETESNQDRDAVLASLVEGSEVKGTVKNLTDYGAFVDLGGVDGLLHITDMAWKRVKHPSEVVNVGDEVTVKVLKFDKDKTRVSLGLKQLGQDPWAVIAENHPVNSKLTGKVTNLTDYGCFVEILDGVEGLVHVSEMDWTNKNIHPSKVVNVGDVVEVMVLEVDEERRRISLGLKQCKANPWEQFAATHNKNDKVSGKIKSITDFGIFIGLEGGIDGLVHLSDISWNVSGEEAVRNYKKGDEVEAVVLQVDAVKERISLGIKQLESDPFTNFVDSTKKGAVLTGKVVEVDAKGVKVELDGGVEAFIRTNEATAERIEDITSVISVGDSIEAKYTGVDRKSRIVNLSVRAKNEAEESAAIAQVNKEEVAVPNAFAEAFKAAKGE
- a CDS encoding integration host factor subunit beta, with protein sequence MTKSELIERLIAQNSSLQIKTVENCVKEILEHLTLTLEKGERIEVRGFGSFSLHYRQPRVGRNPKTGDSVVLSEKYVPHFKPGKDLKERVDLM
- a CDS encoding LapA family protein, with the translated sequence MVKYILSILIVITVIIVAITVGANNDQLITFNYIIAQSELRLSTLVAILFGLGLILGWLVTGIFYLKIKLQNIALNRRVKRQSQQIIELTTPKVE